Proteins encoded by one window of Chryseobacterium foetidum:
- the metK gene encoding methionine adenosyltransferase encodes MSYLFTSESVSEGHPDKIADQISDALIDNFLAYDKTSKVACETLVTTGQVVLAGEVKSDAYLDVQTIAREVINGIGYTKGEYMFNGDSCGVISAIHEQSPDINQGVDRAVNDESFEAKANAQGAGDQGMMFGYATNETANYMPLALDLAHTILKELSALRREDSEIKYLRPDAKSQVTIEYSDDHKPVRIDSIVVSTQHDDFGAEEEMLTKIREDIKNILIPRVVALQTEEIKALFNEQIKYHINPTGKFVIGGPHGDTGLTGRKIIVDTYGGKGAHGGGAFSGKDPSKVDRSAAYATRHIAKNLVAAGVADEVLVQVSYAIGVAEPCGLFITTYGTSKVDLTDGEIAKKVSTVFDLRPYAIEQNLKLRNPIYQETASYGHMGREHFVADKTFNKGHKNELTLEGLEFFTWEKLDKVEEIKSAFGL; translated from the coding sequence ATGTCTTATTTATTTACATCTGAATCAGTTTCAGAAGGCCATCCGGATAAAATCGCAGATCAGATTTCCGACGCATTAATCGATAACTTTTTAGCTTACGACAAAACCTCCAAGGTTGCTTGTGAGACTTTGGTTACAACAGGACAGGTTGTTTTGGCTGGAGAAGTAAAATCTGATGCTTATCTTGATGTACAGACTATCGCAAGAGAGGTGATCAACGGAATTGGTTATACAAAAGGTGAGTACATGTTCAACGGTGATTCTTGTGGGGTTATTTCTGCAATTCACGAGCAGTCTCCGGATATCAACCAGGGTGTTGACAGAGCGGTAAATGACGAGTCTTTTGAAGCAAAAGCAAACGCGCAGGGAGCGGGTGATCAGGGGATGATGTTTGGTTATGCAACCAACGAAACCGCTAATTATATGCCTTTGGCTTTAGATTTAGCTCATACAATTCTGAAAGAACTTTCTGCTTTAAGAAGAGAAGATTCTGAAATTAAATACCTTCGTCCTGATGCAAAATCTCAGGTTACTATTGAATATTCTGACGATCACAAGCCGGTAAGAATCGATTCTATCGTAGTTTCTACTCAGCACGACGATTTCGGGGCTGAAGAAGAAATGCTGACTAAAATCAGAGAAGATATCAAAAATATTCTGATTCCAAGAGTGGTTGCTTTGCAGACTGAAGAAATCAAAGCTTTATTCAACGAGCAGATTAAATATCACATCAACCCAACAGGAAAATTTGTAATCGGTGGTCCTCACGGAGATACAGGTTTGACAGGAAGAAAAATCATTGTTGATACGTACGGTGGGAAAGGTGCTCACGGTGGGGGTGCATTCTCTGGAAAAGATCCTTCAAAAGTAGACAGAAGTGCTGCGTATGCTACAAGACACATTGCTAAAAACTTAGTTGCAGCTGGTGTTGCAGATGAGGTTTTGGTACAGGTTTCTTACGCAATTGGTGTTGCTGAGCCTTGTGGTCTTTTTATCACAACTTATGGTACATCAAAAGTAGATTTGACAGACGGTGAAATTGCTAAAAAAGTATCTACGGTTTTCGATCTTAGACCTTATGCAATCGAGCAGAATTTGAAGTTGAGAAATCCTATTTATCAGGAAACTGCTTCTTACGGTCACATGGGAAGAGAGCATTTTGTTGCTGATAAAACGTTCAATAAAGGTCATAAAAATGAGTTGACTCTTGAAGGTCTGGAATTCTTCACATGGGAAAAATTAGACAAAGTAGAAGAGATTAAATCGGCTTTCGGTTTATAA